In a genomic window of Erinaceus europaeus chromosome 12, mEriEur2.1, whole genome shotgun sequence:
- the DYNLL2 gene encoding dynein light chain 2, cytoplasmic → MSDRKAVIKNADMSEDMQQDAVDCATQAMEKYNIEKDIAAYIKKEFDKKYNPTWHCIVGRNFGSYVTHETKHFIYFYLGQVAILLFKSG, encoded by the exons ATGTCTGACCGGAAGGCAGTGATCAAGAATGCAGACATGTCTGAGGACATGCAACAGGATGCTGTTGACTGCGCCACCCAGGCTATGGAGAAGTACAATATAGAGAAGGATATCGCTGCCTATATCAAGAAG GAATTTGACAAGAAATATAACCCTACTTGGCATTGTATCGTGGGCCGAAATTTTGGCAGCTACGTCACACATGAGACAAAGCACTTCATCTATTTTTACTTGGGTCAAGTTGCAATCCTCCTCTTCAAGTCAGGCTAG